One genomic segment of Gemmatimonas sp. includes these proteins:
- a CDS encoding SMI1/KNR4 family protein — MLEDHLIAKMRQDESAAFGGGAEDCAISAAEEILEVSFPASYRQFLQQFGWGGVGGLEIFGLGADVPPFLDVVHITTSERTEAVPPLPKKLLPICTDGLGNLLCIDTTEWRLNKPVVFWNHDESSDQEAEEIAGDFSLWLEERITSS; from the coding sequence ATGCTTGAAGACCACTTGATCGCGAAGATGCGACAAGATGAGAGCGCCGCATTCGGTGGCGGTGCAGAAGACTGCGCTATCTCGGCCGCTGAAGAGATTCTCGAAGTCTCCTTTCCAGCGTCGTATCGGCAGTTCCTGCAGCAATTCGGGTGGGGCGGTGTGGGCGGCTTAGAGATCTTCGGACTTGGAGCTGACGTCCCGCCATTCCTTGACGTCGTACATATCACTACGAGTGAACGGACCGAGGCAGTGCCACCGCTTCCGAAGAAGCTTCTGCCAATCTGTACAGATGGACTGGGCAACCTCCTCTGCATCGACACCACTGAATGGCGACTGAACAAACCAGTAGTGTTTTGGAATCATGACGAGTCGTCAGATCAAGAAGCGGAAGAGATCGCAGGAGATTTCAGCCTGTGGCTTGAAGAG